A region of Esox lucius isolate fEsoLuc1 chromosome 3, fEsoLuc1.pri, whole genome shotgun sequence DNA encodes the following proteins:
- the lrrc8da gene encoding volume-regulated anion channel subunit LRRC8D, which produces MFTITELASLNDIQPTYRILKPWWDVFMDYLGVVMLMLSIFAMTMQITKDQVACLPCLQEAEEAVAMPDSYTTQSPLKTAEPVGTTTVLVAPMVKNDLPGSTVMQESWLQQPVPTGVKTNLDYQQYIFINQMCYHVALPWYSKYFPYLTLIHTLVLMVSSNFWFKYPKTSSKIEHFVSILGRCFESPWTTKALSETACEDSEENKQRLTGAASVAKQLSQETKDENAASSSTPILGNTGFKFSADKPVTEVPSMNILDKKDGEQAKALFEKVRKFRAHVEDSDFIYKLYVAQTVVKTVKFILILSYTSTFMASIQFKHTCEPKVKELTGYNKFVCTHNMAFMLGKLLVSYMVLILIYGMVCLYSLHWLFRRPLKEYSFEKVREESNFSDIPDVKNDFAFLLHMVDQYDQLYSKRFGVFLSEVSENKLREISLNHEWTYEKLKQHVTRNALDQQELHLFMLSGLPNAVFDLTDLDILKLELIPDVRFSAKISQMTSLQELHLCHCPAKVEQTAFVFLRDHLRCLHVKFTDVAEIPTWVYLLRNLRDLNLVGNLSSENNKMIGLESMRDLKHLKKLYLKSNLTKIPSNLTELAPHLIKLAVHNDGTKLLVLNSLKKMTNLSDLELHNCELERIPHAIFSLTNLQELDLKSNNIRTIEEVISFQHLKRLTCLKLWHNKIITIPTSISQVKSLESLFLSHNKLETLPPVLFHLPKLRHLDVSHNSITVIPPDVGVLQNLQHFAVNSNKVEVLPKQLFKCTRLKVLCLSNNGLTNLPDSVGQLVQLTQLELRGNCLDRLPMLLGNCRLLRKNCLIVEDHLFDTLPVEVKRSISRETNVSFTSGL; this is translated from the coding sequence ATGTTTACCATCACTGAATTAGCGTCGCTGAACGATATCCAGCCAACCTACCGCATCCTGAAACCATGGTGGGACGTCTTCATGGACTACCTGGGGGTTGTCATGCTCATGTTGTCGATCTTTGCCATGACGATGCAGATCACGAAGGACCAGGTGGCATGCCTTCCTTGCCTACAAGAAGCAGAGGAGGCTGTGGCCATGCCGGACTCGTACACAACACAAAGTCCACTAAAGACCGCTGAACCGGTTGGCACAACGACAGTGCTTGTGGCACCAATGGTCAAGAACGATCTGCCAGGCAGTACTGTGATGCAAGAGAGCTGGCTGCAGCAACCAGTGCCCACAGGGGTCAAAACCAATTTAGATTATCAGCAGTACATCTTCATCAACCAAATGTGTTACCATGTGGCCTTGCCCTGGTACTCAAAGTACTTCCCCTACCTCACCCTTATCCACACCCTTGTGCTTATGGTCAGTAGCAACTTCTGGTTCAAATACCCCAAGACAAGCTCGAAGATTGAGCACTTTGTGTCGATTCTCGGACGGTGCTTTGAATCCCCGTGGACTACGAAGGCCTTGTCTGAGACGGCTTGTGAAGACTCGGAGGAGAACAAACAGAGGCTGACTGGCGCCGCGTCGGTGGCGAAACAGTTATCGCAGGAAACTAAAGACGAAAATGCTGCCAGCTCGTCGACTCCGATTCTTGGGAACACGGGATTCAAGTTTTCAGCAGATAAGCCAGTTACTGAGGTCCCGAGCATGAACATCCTAGACAAGAAAGATGGAGAGCAGGCCAAGGCCCTTTTTGAGAAGGTGAGGAAATTCCGTGCCCATGTGGAGGACAGCGATTTCATTTATAAGCTCTATGTAGCTCAGACCGTGGTTAAAACGGTGAAGTTCATTTTGATCCTGTCCTACACATCAACCTTTATGGCTTCCATTCAGTTTAAACATACGTGTGAGCCTAAGGTCAAAGAGTTAACCGGGTATAATAAGTTTGTTTGTACCCACAACATGGCTTTCATGCTGGGGAAGCTGCTTGTCAGCTACATGGTGCTCATACTTATCTATGGGATGGTGTGCTTGTATTCCCTACACTGGCTCTTCAGGCGCCCTCTTAAAGAATACTCATTTGAGAAAGTCAGAGAGGAGAGTAACTTCAGTGACATTCCTGATGTGAAGAACGACTTTGCGTTCCTGCTGCACATGGTGGACCAGTATGACCAGCTGTATTCGAAAAGGTTCGGGGTCTTCCTCTCAGAGGTGAGCGAGAACAAGCTGAGGGAAATCAGTTTGAACCATGAGTGGACATATGAGAAGCTCAAACAGCATGTGACCCGAAATGCCCTAGACCAGCAGGAGCTCCACCTTTTCATGCTTTCTGGTCTGCCCAATGCAGTGTTTGACCTCACTGACTTGGACATACTTAAACTAGAGTTAATTCCTGATGTGAGGTTTTCTGCAAAGATTTCCCAAATGACCAGTCTGCAGGAACTTCACCTCTGTCACTGCCCCGCCAAAGTTGAACAGACTGCATTTGTCTTTCTCCGTGACCATCTCCGCTGCCTTCATGTCAAGTTCACAGATGTTGCTGAAATCCCCACATGGGTTTATTTGTTGAGGAATTTACGGGATCTTAATTTAGTAGGGAATTTGAGCTCcgaaaataacaaaatgataGGACTAGAGTCCATGCGAGATTTGAAACATCTAAAGAAACTGTACCTAAAGAGTAACCTCACCAAGATCCCCTCAAACCTCACTGAATTGGCCCCACACCTGATCAAACTGGCAGTGCACAATGATGGTACCAAACTCTTGGTACTGAACAGCCTTAAGAAGATGACAAACCTTTCCGATCTGGAGTTGCACAACTGTGAGCTAGAGAGGATCCCCCATGCTATTTTCAGCCTAACCAACCTTCAAGAGCTGGACCTTAAATCAAACAACATTCGGACCATCGAAGAAGTCATCAGCTTTCAACACCTCAAGAGGTTGACCTGCCTCAAACTCTGGCACAACAAAATTATCACAATTCCAACCTCCATTAGCCAGGTCAAGAGTTTGGAGTCGCTTTTCCTTTCACACAACAAACTGGAGACCCTCCCACCGGTGCTTTTCCACCTCCCCAAGCTGAGGCACCTGGACGTCAGCCACAACTCAATCACGGTGATCCCGCCAGACGTGGGTGTCCTCCAGAATCTCCAACACTTTGCAGTCAATTCTAACAAGGTGGAGGTGTTACCCAAACAGCTGTTCAAGTGCACCAGGCTGAAGGTCCTGTGTCTGAGCAACAATGGCCTCACCAACCTACCTGATTCGGTCGGTCAATTGGTGCAGCTCACTCAGCTGGAGCTGAGAGGGAACTGTTTGGACAGGCTTCCAATGCTACTGGGAAACTGCCGCCTTCTACGTAAAAATTGCCTCATTGTTGAGGACCACCTTTTTGATACTTTACCTGTAGAAGTAAAGAGGAGCATCAGTCGGGAGACTAATGTCTCCTTTACAAGTGGTTTATAG